In one window of Dehalobacter sp. DNA:
- a CDS encoding isochorismatase family protein encodes MRLWETVISEEERLICQKAGYGTQRIYLGKKPALLIIDVTQSFTGGPSPEQAESYATSCPAAWEAVDAIRQLLYICRSAGITIVYTTGNKAQEKFFGGATIRTRTQKDLKPEGDQIPICIMAQENELVLKKNKASAFFETPLATYLHKLGIDSILVTGASTSGCVRATVIDAFSHGFHPLVVEEATFDRSSTLHLVNLFDMNAKYADVITLEQAVALIFSWEKSGEVERVER; translated from the coding sequence ATGAGGCTATGGGAAACCGTTATCAGTGAAGAGGAGCGCTTGATCTGCCAAAAAGCCGGCTATGGAACACAAAGGATTTATTTAGGCAAGAAACCGGCTCTTCTGATTATAGATGTGACCCAATCTTTTACGGGGGGACCCTCGCCGGAACAAGCGGAATCCTACGCTACCAGTTGCCCGGCCGCCTGGGAGGCAGTAGATGCCATCAGACAACTTCTGTATATCTGCCGCAGCGCAGGAATAACCATTGTATATACTACCGGGAATAAGGCGCAGGAAAAGTTTTTCGGAGGGGCCACGATAAGGACACGCACACAGAAGGACCTTAAACCTGAAGGAGATCAGATACCCATATGTATCATGGCACAGGAAAATGAGCTTGTACTTAAAAAGAATAAAGCCAGCGCTTTTTTTGAAACTCCCTTGGCTACGTATCTTCACAAGCTGGGTATTGACAGCATTTTGGTGACGGGAGCTTCTACATCGGGTTGTGTTAGGGCTACGGTAATTGACGCCTTTTCCCACGGTTTTCATCCGCTGGTGGTGGAAGAGGCTACCTTTGACCGGTCCTCGACCTTACATCTGGTAAATTTGTTTGACATGAACGCCAAATATGCCGATGTGATCACTCTGGAACAAGCTGTTGCACTGATTTTTTCGTGGGAAAAGTCCGGGGAGGTGGAAAGAGTGGAGAGATGA